From one Nonomuraea polychroma genomic stretch:
- a CDS encoding right-handed parallel beta-helix repeat-containing protein: MILRSLGAIVLLLGGVATPAPADRPSCDYYVSPAGSDRGDGSAQRPWKSIEQARDQLRTKKRQQKCDIVVNVKSGDYVVDKTITFTEADSGENGHKIIYRSADGPGKARLLGARPLTGWQKHTDTIYKTKIDRTFYTLFEDGKRATTARYPNRTSDDLWSPYLFSVLGEPEKEAVRQWLYFKPEDVPKEWDADFDRNSQIVVWSGGSWSWFTDTVPLGGADFRKNFFTLNHWARYSFVNSRSGSRYFLQNTLRFLDQPGEYYFDFANSEVYYWPRTSIDKVMAPTVKTIISLAGSSPDRRVQNVAFDGLALQYSDFVDWYRAGWISEGDSGYEHKYPVYDRQIEMPRNRFGMITLTNTRDVDLTRLRLSDSGFMGVYMLFANERVKVSDSLLENIGADGIKVEGGYPGEGDISGHHTISNNYIYHVGELVPGDAAGIELLSTGNNVVSNIVVKHSARYGISLEVRPEVKDEDNYARNNRFSYIRIEEAGLDSGDMGAFYTYGVSNSDPHEIDNHVAQMVIGDVINDPAGAMPDSGTRGVHMDAGGCGFSFENIEVGKVSDDKYQSYQCNEVKNANWAAGFDASKMEYDKIGVTSAFPYPIPG; encoded by the coding sequence GTGATCCTCAGGTCCTTGGGCGCGATCGTCTTACTCCTGGGCGGGGTTGCGACCCCGGCGCCGGCGGACAGGCCTTCGTGCGACTACTACGTCTCCCCGGCGGGAAGCGACCGGGGCGACGGCAGCGCCCAGCGCCCGTGGAAGTCCATCGAGCAGGCCCGCGACCAACTGCGCACGAAGAAGCGGCAGCAGAAGTGCGACATCGTCGTCAACGTCAAGAGCGGCGACTACGTCGTGGACAAGACCATCACCTTCACCGAGGCCGACTCCGGCGAGAACGGTCACAAGATCATCTACCGGAGCGCCGACGGCCCCGGAAAGGCCCGCCTGCTCGGCGCCAGGCCGTTGACCGGCTGGCAGAAGCACACCGACACCATTTACAAGACCAAGATCGACCGGACCTTCTACACGCTCTTCGAGGACGGCAAGCGCGCCACCACCGCCCGCTACCCGAACCGCACCAGCGACGACCTGTGGTCGCCCTACCTGTTCTCCGTGCTGGGCGAGCCGGAGAAGGAGGCGGTGCGCCAATGGCTGTACTTCAAGCCGGAGGACGTGCCGAAGGAGTGGGACGCCGACTTCGACCGGAACTCCCAGATCGTGGTCTGGTCGGGCGGCTCGTGGAGCTGGTTCACCGACACCGTGCCGCTGGGCGGCGCCGACTTCCGCAAGAACTTCTTCACGCTCAACCACTGGGCCCGCTACTCGTTCGTCAACAGCCGCAGCGGCTCGCGCTACTTCCTGCAGAACACGCTGCGGTTCCTGGACCAGCCGGGCGAGTACTACTTCGACTTCGCCAACAGTGAGGTCTACTACTGGCCGCGTACGTCGATCGACAAGGTCATGGCCCCGACCGTGAAGACGATCATCTCGCTGGCCGGTTCCTCCCCCGACCGGCGCGTGCAGAACGTCGCCTTCGACGGGCTGGCGTTGCAGTACTCCGACTTCGTGGACTGGTATCGCGCCGGGTGGATCAGCGAGGGCGACTCCGGCTACGAGCACAAGTATCCGGTCTACGACCGGCAGATCGAGATGCCGCGCAACCGGTTCGGCATGATCACGCTGACCAACACCAGGGACGTCGACCTGACCAGGTTACGGCTGTCCGACAGCGGCTTCATGGGCGTCTACATGTTGTTCGCGAACGAGCGGGTCAAGGTGTCCGACAGCCTGCTGGAGAACATCGGCGCCGACGGCATCAAGGTGGAGGGCGGATACCCAGGAGAGGGAGACATTTCCGGACATCACACGATCTCGAATAACTACATCTACCACGTCGGCGAGCTGGTCCCCGGCGACGCGGCCGGCATCGAGCTGCTGAGCACCGGCAACAACGTGGTCAGCAACATCGTCGTCAAGCACAGCGCCCGCTACGGCATCAGCCTCGAGGTCCGTCCGGAGGTCAAGGACGAGGACAACTACGCGCGCAACAACCGGTTCTCCTACATCCGCATCGAGGAGGCCGGGCTGGACAGCGGCGACATGGGGGCCTTCTACACCTACGGCGTCTCCAACTCCGATCCGCACGAGATCGACAACCACGTCGCGCAGATGGTGATCGGCGACGTCATCAACGACCCCGCCGGCGCGATGCCGGACAGCGGCACGCGCGGGGTGCACATGGACGCCGGCGGCTGCGGGTTCTCCTTCGAGAACATCGAGGTCGGCAAGGTCAGCGACGACAAGTACCAGAGCTACCAGTGCAACGAGGTCAAGAACGCCAACTGGGCCGCCGGCTTCGACGCCTCCAAGATGGAGTACGACAAGATCGGCGTGACCAGCGCGTTCCCCTACCCGATCCCCGGCTGA
- the egtE gene encoding ergothioneine biosynthesis PLP-dependent enzyme EgtE produces the protein MTREETTADRETAETVAKAWRAARSVVPPGLLDAAGCNVPSDRVFDAVVGHLRLEREHGGYAAEPDLTPARSALAVLVGAGPADVAFTESGTAAMAALLGGWRLPPGSRVGFARTEYGSTLMLLRRLAAERDWTLVELPVDDDSRLDLDGLRSRLAAGLDLVSVVHIASHRGVVQPAAEIGALCRAAGVPLVLDVCQSLGQVDVTGVGATAYVGTSRKWLAGPRGAGFLVVPGLTEEMDAAAPTLGGHFWPAGTPTRGLPGVPALPRAMRDLPSPLPGAIRYEGSEGAIAARAGLGVAAREHQALDPAAVHAHLAGLGGIARRVLDGAGGWRVVEPLDEPSALVTLRPPPGDSAEDARSRAAGACLLVGAAPVARAPLDLREPVLRVSPPPGTPLETLHALARVLEGRAS, from the coding sequence GTGACCCGGGAAGAGACCACAGCGGACCGGGAGACGGCGGAGACCGTCGCGAAGGCGTGGCGAGCGGCGCGGTCCGTCGTGCCGCCGGGGCTCCTGGACGCCGCCGGGTGCAACGTGCCCAGCGACCGCGTCTTCGATGCCGTCGTCGGGCACCTGCGCCTGGAACGGGAGCACGGCGGCTACGCGGCCGAACCTGATCTCACCCCGGCCCGGTCGGCGCTGGCCGTCCTGGTCGGGGCGGGTCCCGCCGACGTCGCTTTCACGGAGAGCGGGACGGCGGCGATGGCGGCGTTGCTCGGCGGCTGGCGACTGCCGCCGGGCAGCCGGGTCGGCTTCGCCCGCACGGAGTACGGCAGCACGCTCATGCTGCTGCGCCGCCTCGCCGCGGAACGCGACTGGACGCTGGTCGAGCTGCCCGTGGACGACGACTCCCGCCTCGACCTGGACGGGCTGCGGTCCCGGCTGGCGGCGGGCCTCGATCTGGTCAGCGTGGTTCACATCGCCTCGCACCGGGGCGTCGTGCAGCCCGCCGCCGAGATCGGCGCGCTGTGCCGGGCCGCCGGGGTCCCGCTGGTGCTGGACGTCTGCCAGTCGCTCGGCCAGGTCGACGTCACCGGCGTGGGCGCGACCGCCTACGTGGGCACCTCCCGCAAGTGGCTGGCCGGGCCACGCGGCGCCGGCTTCCTCGTCGTGCCCGGCCTCACGGAGGAGATGGACGCCGCCGCCCCGACGCTCGGCGGCCACTTCTGGCCGGCCGGCACGCCGACGCGGGGGTTGCCGGGCGTGCCGGCTCTGCCGAGGGCGATGCGGGACCTCCCGTCGCCGTTGCCCGGCGCGATCCGCTACGAGGGCTCGGAGGGGGCGATCGCGGCCCGGGCCGGGCTCGGGGTCGCCGCCCGTGAACACCAGGCCCTCGATCCCGCCGCCGTCCACGCTCACCTGGCCGGACTCGGCGGCATCGCCCGGCGTGTCCTCGACGGCGCCGGTGGCTGGCGGGTGGTCGAGCCGCTCGACGAGCCCTCCGCACTCGTCACCCTCAGGCCGCCGCCGGGTGACTCGGCCGAAGACGCCAGGTCACGAGCGGCCGGGGCATGCCTGCTCGTGGGCGCAGCCCCCGTGGCCCGGGCGCCGCTCGACCTGCGCGAGCCCGTGCTGCGCGTGTCCCCGCCGCCCGGCACGCCCCTGGAGACCCTGCACGCGCTCGCCCGCGTGCTGGAAGGCCGTGCGTCGTGA
- a CDS encoding carbohydrate ABC transporter permease encodes MTLTREAPPVVPRAVAEKPKRKRHDGLVTAVMVGPAAVLYTVMLIIPVGLAFYLSLTDWDGFSATPAFVGAANYADLLDDPELRRAALVTLLIAAAGTAALNLLGLGFALLVNGASRANTFFRIVLFYPHVLSALVVGFLWSAILGTTGAVNNLVTTWGGEVIPFLSDPVWATVTMIAVLVWAGFGVNVVLYLAGLQAVPLSLIEAARIDGATRWQVFRHVTLPALGPSVTINIVLSLVTLLKTYDLVVSLTAGGPAGQTQTVAYLILWNSFHDARLGFGSAQSVILMLVTAALAFVVTKLRRRGELAVHQ; translated from the coding sequence ATGACCCTCACCCGAGAAGCACCCCCCGTCGTGCCCCGAGCCGTCGCCGAGAAGCCGAAGAGGAAGCGCCATGACGGCCTGGTCACCGCGGTCATGGTCGGTCCCGCCGCCGTCCTCTACACGGTGATGCTCATCATCCCGGTCGGTCTGGCCTTCTACCTCAGCCTGACCGACTGGGACGGCTTCAGCGCCACCCCGGCCTTCGTCGGCGCCGCCAACTACGCCGACCTGCTCGACGACCCCGAGCTACGCCGCGCCGCCCTGGTCACCCTGCTGATCGCCGCGGCGGGCACGGCCGCGCTGAACCTCCTCGGACTCGGCTTCGCGCTGCTGGTGAACGGCGCCTCGCGGGCCAACACCTTCTTCCGGATCGTGCTGTTCTATCCGCACGTGCTGAGCGCCCTGGTGGTGGGCTTCCTGTGGTCGGCCATCCTCGGGACCACCGGCGCGGTCAACAACCTCGTCACCACCTGGGGCGGGGAGGTGATCCCGTTCCTGTCCGACCCGGTGTGGGCCACGGTCACCATGATCGCGGTGCTGGTGTGGGCCGGGTTCGGCGTCAACGTCGTGCTCTACCTGGCGGGACTGCAGGCGGTGCCGCTTTCGCTGATCGAGGCGGCGCGGATCGACGGGGCGACGCGGTGGCAGGTGTTCCGGCACGTGACGCTGCCGGCGCTCGGGCCCTCCGTGACGATCAACATCGTGTTGTCGCTGGTGACGCTGCTGAAGACGTACGACCTGGTGGTGTCGCTGACGGCGGGCGGCCCGGCCGGGCAGACGCAGACCGTCGCCTACCTCATCCTGTGGAACTCCTTCCACGACGCCCGCCTCGGATTCGGCTCGGCGCAGTCGGTGATCCTGATGCTGGTGACGGCGGCGCTGGCGTTCGTGGTGACGAAGCTGCGCAGGCGCGGCGAGCTGGCGGTGCACCAATGA
- a CDS encoding ATP-binding protein yields the protein MTANDTIRNVPAAEQPAADGSQPDTPAFIGRRHEISEIKRVLPKTRLLTLTGAGGVGKTRLARRVSEIAQQKYRDGVRLVELATIDDEDLLAPAVAAALGIHDTGPDLVTLLVERLADKRVLLVLDNCEHLLGPCAHLVQRLLRGTPWLRILATSRQSLGVYGERVLYVPSLPVPEPGDTTRDVARRDAVRLFAERAATIRPGFLIDAANARAVARLARRLDGIPLAIELAAVRLRKVSVEDLANELDECLDVPAEIGSGTLARHQTLRATMDWSFGLCSPGEQRLWERLSMFPGGVDLETAEAVCAGQGLAREDVLDLMAGLVDKSILCRAEQHGGGVRYRMLEPVREYGRQRLPATDAEALRARYIDHYRRLTGRVRVDRMEPGQIDHHRMLNAELPNVRVALDFCFGRPRDAPAGLEIASALWAHWLVAGAFSEGRHWLKRGLALVSRPNTTRAMGLWASGLFALYQGDPAAGADLRECLTLARQSRDEAVLAFATQMSGVAALAEGDPEGGLALLEDALTRHRARDDVHAVGVTLYFATLFAAHLSPDRAAAYGEELVMMCEERDAALFRAYGRYALGIARWEQGDWRRAEAKMREVTAFWSAIDDRWGLLQCLEVLAWTAGARGRHERAARLLGAAHDLWRAVTASPSRPRFQVKSHQECVERARRALGTRAYTAAFREGARLRLSRAVAYALEEP from the coding sequence ATGACGGCGAACGACACGATCCGGAACGTCCCGGCTGCCGAACAGCCGGCGGCGGACGGGTCGCAGCCCGACACCCCTGCCTTCATCGGACGAAGGCATGAGATCTCCGAAATCAAGCGGGTCCTGCCCAAGACCCGCCTGCTGACCCTGACCGGCGCGGGCGGTGTCGGCAAGACGCGGCTGGCGCGACGTGTCAGCGAGATCGCGCAGCAGAAGTACCGGGACGGGGTCCGGCTGGTAGAGCTGGCCACCATCGACGATGAGGACCTGCTGGCCCCGGCCGTGGCCGCCGCGCTGGGAATCCATGACACCGGACCGGACCTCGTGACTCTGCTGGTGGAGCGTCTGGCCGACAAACGGGTGCTGCTGGTGCTGGACAACTGCGAGCATCTGCTGGGTCCGTGCGCCCACCTGGTGCAGCGGCTCCTGCGCGGCACCCCGTGGCTGCGGATCCTGGCCACGAGCCGGCAGTCGCTCGGGGTGTACGGCGAGCGGGTGCTGTATGTGCCGTCGCTCCCCGTCCCCGAGCCCGGCGACACCACGCGCGACGTCGCCCGGCGAGACGCCGTGCGGCTCTTCGCGGAGCGGGCGGCGACGATCCGGCCGGGTTTCCTCATCGACGCGGCCAACGCCCGGGCGGTCGCCCGGCTGGCCCGGCGCCTCGACGGGATTCCTCTGGCCATCGAGCTGGCGGCGGTACGGCTACGCAAGGTATCGGTGGAAGATCTGGCGAACGAACTCGACGAGTGCCTGGACGTACCGGCCGAGATCGGCTCCGGCACGCTGGCACGCCACCAGACCCTGCGGGCGACCATGGACTGGAGCTTCGGGTTGTGCTCGCCCGGTGAGCAACGACTGTGGGAGCGGCTGTCGATGTTCCCAGGAGGCGTGGACCTGGAGACCGCCGAAGCCGTATGCGCCGGTCAGGGTCTGGCACGCGAGGACGTGCTGGATCTGATGGCCGGCCTGGTGGACAAGTCCATCCTGTGCAGAGCGGAGCAGCACGGCGGCGGAGTCCGATACCGCATGCTGGAGCCCGTCCGCGAGTACGGTCGTCAACGGCTGCCCGCCACGGACGCGGAGGCGTTGCGTGCGCGCTACATCGACCACTACCGCCGGCTGACGGGGCGAGTGCGCGTGGACCGGATGGAGCCCGGCCAGATCGACCACCACCGGATGCTGAACGCGGAGCTTCCCAACGTGCGCGTCGCCCTGGACTTCTGCTTCGGCAGGCCCCGTGACGCGCCCGCCGGGTTGGAGATCGCCTCCGCGCTGTGGGCCCACTGGCTCGTCGCCGGGGCGTTCAGCGAAGGCCGGCACTGGCTGAAACGCGGTCTCGCACTCGTGTCACGACCGAACACCACCAGGGCGATGGGCCTGTGGGCCAGCGGGCTGTTCGCCCTCTACCAGGGCGATCCGGCGGCCGGAGCCGACCTGCGGGAGTGTTTGACACTCGCGCGGCAGTCGAGGGACGAGGCGGTGCTCGCGTTCGCCACCCAGATGTCCGGCGTCGCGGCGCTGGCCGAGGGCGACCCCGAGGGCGGGCTCGCGCTTCTGGAGGACGCTCTCACCCGTCACCGCGCGAGAGACGACGTCCACGCCGTGGGGGTCACGCTCTACTTCGCCACTCTCTTCGCCGCCCACCTGAGTCCGGACCGGGCCGCCGCGTACGGTGAGGAACTGGTGATGATGTGTGAAGAGCGCGACGCGGCGCTCTTCCGCGCGTACGGACGGTATGCGCTCGGCATCGCCCGCTGGGAACAGGGCGACTGGCGCCGGGCCGAGGCCAAGATGCGGGAAGTGACCGCGTTCTGGAGCGCCATCGATGACCGATGGGGTCTCCTCCAGTGCCTGGAGGTGCTGGCCTGGACGGCTGGGGCTCGCGGGCGGCACGAGCGGGCCGCCCGGCTGCTGGGCGCCGCGCACGACCTGTGGCGGGCGGTCACCGCCTCTCCGTCGCGGCCGCGATTCCAGGTGAAGTCACACCAGGAGTGCGTTGAGCGGGCACGTCGCGCGCTGGGGACCCGGGCGTACACGGCGGCCTTCCGGGAAGGCGCGAGGCTCAGGTTGTCCCGGGCGGTCGCCTACGCGCTGGAAGAGCCGTGA
- a CDS encoding ATP-binding protein, which produces MTNATLRTLAHTYTDGLPAELTSFIGRRHEVATVKRLIADARMVTLTGPGGVGKTRLALRVAADLRRAFPDGVWLVELAELNNPALLPQAVIGALKIQDHSAHPPIQVLTNHLREQRALILLDSCEHVLNESAMIAQTLLSSAPELRILATSRQLLGITSEHAFPVPTLSGLDSRHGGPYPMSDAARLFAERAEAVLPGFTVTHENQDIIERICRRLDGLPLGIELAAVRMRALSVHQLLDRLDDRFRLLTARSSVTAPRHQTLRALIDWSHDLCTEHERLLWARISVFSGSLDLEAAEAVCAGDGIAHDEIVGLVAGLTEKSVLIREEHPWGVRYRLLDTIRQYGRERLMASGQDQQLKRRYRDYYRQLSREARAQLFGPAQVKLLNRLRVEHPNLRTALEYCHAEHAGLCIDMASDLLYHWISSSHLGEGRDWLERGLADTAGLSEVRARALWACGRLAILQGDLASAVERLAESRALGERLGLEPVLGYVAQYSGMIAMEEGDTASAVSAFQEALDRHRAVRDPAGEVQALTWLTFAHSDLGDSERAVAAAEEGIAVCDAHGESWHKSYAMTALGVEFWRQGDTRRAAALQQQSLRVFHAVDDTVGVGGNVEVLAWIAASERAFTRAGELLGILRNLWEPIGVPLLGIGHLIRYHDECEARTRRALGERAFQAAIERGAKLSREQAVAYALMEEAPSRGRSGETGERSTLTRREIEIARLIAQGKSNKEIAATLVIAQRTAEAHTQHILRKLGFNSRAQIAGWVVEQARLSGEEPPGGARA; this is translated from the coding sequence ATGACCAATGCCACATTGCGCACCTTGGCGCACACGTACACCGACGGACTACCTGCCGAGCTGACAAGTTTCATCGGGCGCCGGCACGAAGTGGCGACGGTCAAGCGCCTGATCGCCGACGCCCGCATGGTGACCCTCACCGGGCCCGGCGGCGTCGGCAAGACGCGGCTGGCCCTGCGCGTCGCCGCCGACCTGCGACGGGCATTCCCCGACGGGGTCTGGCTGGTCGAACTCGCCGAGCTCAACAACCCCGCACTGCTGCCTCAGGCCGTGATCGGCGCGCTGAAGATCCAGGATCACTCCGCCCACCCGCCCATCCAGGTGCTCACGAATCACCTGCGGGAGCAGCGGGCGCTGATCCTCCTGGACAGTTGTGAACACGTACTCAACGAGTCCGCCATGATTGCCCAGACGCTGCTGAGCTCCGCCCCGGAGCTGCGCATCCTGGCCACCAGCCGGCAGCTGCTGGGAATCACCAGCGAGCACGCGTTCCCGGTGCCGACGCTGTCGGGCCTCGATTCCCGGCACGGCGGGCCGTACCCCATGTCCGACGCGGCCCGGCTCTTCGCCGAGCGGGCCGAGGCCGTCCTGCCCGGTTTCACCGTCACGCACGAGAACCAGGACATCATCGAGCGGATCTGCCGCCGCCTGGACGGCCTGCCGCTCGGCATTGAGCTCGCCGCCGTGCGGATGCGCGCGCTGTCGGTCCACCAATTGCTCGACCGGCTGGACGATCGCTTCCGGCTACTCACCGCGAGATCGAGTGTCACTGCGCCGCGCCACCAGACGCTGCGCGCCTTGATCGACTGGAGCCACGACCTGTGCACCGAGCACGAGCGCCTGCTGTGGGCACGCATCTCGGTGTTCAGCGGCAGCTTGGATCTGGAGGCGGCGGAAGCAGTCTGCGCCGGGGACGGCATCGCCCATGACGAGATCGTCGGCCTTGTGGCCGGCCTGACGGAGAAGTCCGTCCTGATCAGGGAGGAGCATCCGTGGGGAGTGCGATACCGGCTGCTGGACACGATCCGGCAGTACGGCAGGGAGCGGCTGATGGCCTCCGGGCAGGACCAGCAGCTGAAACGCCGGTATCGCGACTACTACCGGCAGCTGTCGCGCGAGGCGCGGGCGCAGCTGTTCGGCCCCGCGCAGGTCAAACTGCTGAACCGGCTGCGGGTCGAGCATCCCAACCTGCGCACGGCTCTGGAATACTGCCACGCCGAGCACGCCGGGCTCTGTATCGACATGGCCAGCGACCTCCTCTACCACTGGATCTCCAGCAGCCACCTGGGCGAAGGACGCGACTGGCTCGAACGGGGACTCGCGGACACCGCCGGCCTGTCCGAGGTCAGGGCTCGGGCGTTGTGGGCATGTGGCCGGCTCGCCATCCTCCAGGGTGATCTGGCTTCGGCCGTCGAGCGGCTCGCCGAGAGCAGAGCGCTCGGCGAGCGGCTCGGGCTCGAACCGGTTCTCGGCTACGTCGCGCAGTACTCCGGCATGATCGCAATGGAGGAGGGAGACACCGCATCGGCTGTCAGCGCCTTCCAGGAAGCGCTGGACCGTCATCGCGCCGTCAGAGACCCGGCGGGCGAGGTCCAGGCGTTGACCTGGCTCACCTTCGCGCACTCCGACCTCGGCGACTCGGAACGCGCCGTCGCCGCCGCCGAGGAGGGCATCGCCGTCTGCGACGCTCATGGCGAGAGCTGGCACAAGTCGTACGCGATGACGGCGCTCGGCGTCGAGTTCTGGCGCCAAGGCGACACGCGCCGCGCGGCGGCCTTGCAACAGCAGAGCCTGCGCGTCTTCCACGCAGTGGACGACACGGTCGGGGTCGGGGGCAACGTCGAGGTGCTGGCCTGGATCGCCGCCTCGGAAAGGGCGTTCACGCGGGCCGGCGAGCTGCTGGGCATCCTGCGTAACCTCTGGGAGCCGATCGGCGTGCCACTCCTGGGAATCGGCCACCTCATCCGATACCACGACGAATGCGAGGCCCGTACGCGTCGCGCCCTTGGCGAGCGGGCCTTCCAAGCCGCCATCGAGCGGGGCGCCAAGCTCTCCCGTGAGCAGGCGGTCGCCTACGCCCTCATGGAGGAGGCGCCGTCCCGCGGCCGGTCCGGCGAGACCGGTGAGCGCTCGACCCTCACCCGACGGGAGATCGAGATCGCCCGCCTCATTGCCCAGGGAAAGAGCAACAAGGAGATCGCGGCGACGCTGGTGATCGCCCAGCGCACCGCCGAGGCCCACACCCAGCACATCCTGCGCAAACTCGGCTTCAACTCCAGGGCCCAGATCGCCGGCTGGGTCGTCGAGCAGGCCCGCCTCTCCGGCGAGGAACCTCCCGGCGGAGCACGAGCATGA
- a CDS encoding ABC transporter substrate-binding protein, whose translation MRSPRPSLALPAVACLFLLTACGGGGFADNSTAQQSGGGQVTVRMLVNISPNLTQAYWDGLVKPFEQANPGIDVKIEAPTGKGVADTLPQQLAAGNAPDVVETLMADETLAKQMLDLTDQPWAKDTPLAQQAKLGGKIYTVGVGVQAQSLVFYNKSAFDKAGIDRPPTTFDEFDAAMGKLKDAGYLPLQTGGDFLTGLQLLQLSNPSRAQLHPAWQQDVKAGKVKAGESLLPYLERYRIWIDKGYVDKNALGMKYADAETAFLSGKSAMYVMGSWFTAAEAKAQKDFEVGVFPAPVDKGQAYPGPQGATLAAPYMILKSTPNKDAALKLVQWLVTDPAAVKSQLKQDGNFRTGVEREFTSLEKQVQEILDNAPSGVPQGEGYGDATLPKGFNAAWNSEVQGLYVGKSPKEAAEGVDRWLAGRS comes from the coding sequence ATGCGTTCCCCCCGTCCATCCCTCGCCCTGCCCGCCGTCGCCTGTCTCTTCTTGCTCACCGCATGCGGCGGAGGCGGCTTCGCGGACAACTCGACAGCGCAGCAGAGCGGGGGCGGCCAGGTCACGGTCAGGATGCTGGTCAACATCAGCCCCAACCTCACCCAGGCCTACTGGGACGGGCTGGTCAAGCCGTTCGAGCAGGCCAACCCGGGCATCGACGTCAAGATCGAGGCCCCAACCGGCAAGGGCGTGGCGGACACGCTGCCGCAGCAGCTCGCCGCGGGCAACGCCCCGGACGTGGTCGAGACGCTGATGGCCGACGAGACGCTGGCCAAGCAGATGCTCGATCTGACCGACCAGCCGTGGGCCAAGGACACGCCGCTCGCCCAGCAGGCCAAGCTGGGCGGCAAGATCTACACGGTCGGCGTCGGCGTGCAGGCGCAGTCGCTGGTCTTCTACAACAAGAGCGCCTTCGACAAGGCCGGGATCGACCGGCCGCCGACGACGTTCGACGAGTTCGACGCGGCCATGGGCAAGCTCAAGGACGCCGGCTACCTGCCGCTGCAGACGGGCGGCGACTTCCTCACCGGGCTGCAGCTGCTCCAGCTGTCCAACCCGAGCCGGGCCCAGCTCCACCCCGCCTGGCAGCAGGACGTCAAGGCGGGCAAGGTCAAGGCCGGCGAGTCGTTGCTGCCCTACCTGGAGCGCTACCGCATCTGGATCGACAAGGGGTACGTCGACAAGAACGCCCTCGGCATGAAGTACGCCGACGCGGAGACCGCGTTCCTGTCCGGCAAGTCGGCCATGTACGTCATGGGGAGCTGGTTCACCGCCGCCGAGGCCAAGGCCCAGAAGGACTTCGAGGTCGGCGTCTTCCCCGCCCCGGTCGACAAGGGGCAGGCCTACCCCGGCCCGCAGGGCGCCACGCTCGCGGCCCCGTACATGATCCTGAAGTCCACCCCGAACAAGGACGCGGCGCTCAAGCTGGTCCAGTGGCTCGTCACCGACCCGGCCGCGGTCAAGAGCCAGCTGAAGCAGGACGGCAACTTCCGCACCGGCGTCGAGCGTGAGTTCACGTCGCTGGAGAAGCAGGTGCAGGAGATCCTCGACAACGCGCCGTCCGGGGTTCCGCAGGGCGAGGGGTACGGCGACGCGACCCTCCCCAAGGGCTTCAACGCCGCCTGGAACAGCGAGGTCCAGGGCCTGTATGTGGGCAAGTCGCCCAAGGAGGCGGCCGAGGGCGTGGACCGCTGGCTGGCCGGCCGCTCATGA
- a CDS encoding carbohydrate ABC transporter permease, which yields MRKSFLWVTVAFMLVPLYVLTVNAFKGQQDILAEPFGLGGLTLEPLGRALTNPQFNVVKGYAVTLLFVVAVNVLSVLLAAPAAYVIARSPKRRFRILMLFFLAGTFIPGQVLVIPVVYVLKTLGLMGTIRGFVLFETVLTLPFSIFLYAGYIATIPAVLDQAAAVDGAGRLRTFWRIVFPLMRPAVATMVILNTFSVWNDFVNPQIILGPGSGLYTVTTGVYAAVSQYSTDYTVVFPTLLLAIVPLLVFFVFMQRHIISGLTTGATKG from the coding sequence ATGAGAAAGTCCTTCCTCTGGGTCACCGTCGCGTTCATGCTGGTGCCGCTCTACGTGCTGACGGTCAACGCGTTCAAGGGCCAGCAGGACATCCTCGCCGAACCGTTCGGGCTCGGTGGCCTCACCCTCGAACCGCTGGGCAGGGCGCTGACGAACCCGCAGTTCAACGTGGTCAAGGGGTACGCGGTCACGTTGTTGTTCGTGGTGGCGGTCAACGTGTTGTCGGTGCTGCTGGCCGCCCCCGCCGCGTACGTGATCGCGCGCAGCCCCAAGCGCAGGTTCCGCATCCTGATGTTGTTCTTCCTGGCCGGGACGTTCATCCCGGGGCAGGTGCTGGTCATCCCGGTCGTGTACGTGCTCAAGACCCTCGGCCTGATGGGCACCATCCGTGGGTTCGTCCTGTTCGAGACCGTGTTAACGCTACCCTTCTCGATCTTCCTGTACGCCGGCTACATCGCCACCATCCCGGCCGTGCTCGACCAGGCGGCGGCCGTGGACGGGGCCGGGCGGCTGCGCACCTTCTGGCGGATCGTCTTCCCGCTGATGCGGCCCGCGGTGGCCACGATGGTCATCCTCAACACCTTCTCGGTGTGGAACGACTTCGTGAACCCGCAGATCATCCTGGGCCCCGGCAGCGGCCTCTACACGGTGACGACCGGCGTGTACGCGGCGGTCAGCCAGTACTCCACCGACTACACGGTGGTCTTCCCGACGCTGCTGCTCGCCATCGTTCCCCTGCTCGTCTTCTTCGTCTTCATGCAACGGCACATCATCAGCGGCCTCACCACAGGTGCGACGAAAGGTTGA